In the Nerophis ophidion isolate RoL-2023_Sa linkage group LG19, RoL_Noph_v1.0, whole genome shotgun sequence genome, one interval contains:
- the LOC133538513 gene encoding putative per-hexamer repeat protein 5, whose translation MELSGGLLHGSWGRVILWGLDGAAAREEGDKTGKGTGVTGPLGPGTGSTTGDQSPTTGSVMVDAVARTGACRVGTGRGSGSGSGSGGCTTSITTRVLEGSKRTGDPVCWDRDGLPPSSTPRTSTQMEITRPSASRSVSVVNLRPRCVLVQAEATWNGSFQFCPIKAPNLLISVCSAFL comes from the coding sequence ATGGAGTTGTCGGGAGGACTGCTGCATGGCTCCTGGGGTCGTGTCATTCTCTGGGGCCTGGATGGTGCCGCAGCCAGAGAAGAAGGCGACAAAaccgggaaggggaccggggtgACCGGTCCCCTAGGACCCGGAACCGGCTCcaccacaggggaccagtccccgACCACAGGGTCGGTCATGGTGGACGCCGTGGCTCGCACAGGAGCGTGCAGGGTTGGAACCGGCAggggcagcggcagcggcagcggcagcggcggCTGCACTACCTCCATCACCACTCGGGTGCTGGAAGGATCCAAGCggactggtgaccccgtctgctgGGATCGTGACGGACTACCCCCCTCGTCCACGCCACGAACGTCCACACAGATGGAGATCACCAGACCCTCAGCCAGCCGCAGTGTCTCGGTGGTCAACCTGCGTCCCAGGTGTGTCCTGGTCCAAGCTGAGGCCACCTGGAATGGTTCCTTCCAATTTTGCCCAATAAAAGCACCCAATTTGTTGATTTCCGTCTGCAGCGCTTTTTTATAA